One window of Trifolium pratense cultivar HEN17-A07 linkage group LG5, ARS_RC_1.1, whole genome shotgun sequence genomic DNA carries:
- the LOC123885117 gene encoding ankyrin repeat-containing protein BDA1-like codes for MNVHLSILSDKLKLGGDEDNINLLYEAIEDNPSILDIIDSKQFVETPLHIAASRGQIQFANEIMNLKPSFASKLNPKGFSPIHLAMQENQNRMVLYFVDMNKDLVRVKGKGGLTPLHFASHNGDYVDLLAKFLLECPESIEDLTVKGETALHIAVKNNNYQALDLLVCILRKIIKKGARKFDYKILNRKDEADNTVLHILAQRNFEPQVAHTLGLLLETRINLNAKNLEDKTALDMAFNEDIKGKLLTAGAKPGLRVRAAPTLAHKLISNITIIDKLVIFTCSLRMNISEEQRNTWLIVATLVATSVYQSALSPPGGVYQANASDNNVNITSSNSTISNLGNAGKSVMSNFYFFVFSVLNILSFLVSVIAIFILTPSGVLGGLVSGPVVLFSMNYLVSMRYISPGSNTNIVDITILSIGFVVFIYWAIRFYHVIRRWAMMLRSKL; via the exons ATGAACGTCCACCTATCAATTTTAAGTGACAAACTGAAACTTGGAGGTGATGAGGATAATATAAACCTCCTTTATGAAGCAATTGAAGATAACCCATCCATTTTGGATATTATAGATTCAAAACAGTTTGTCGAAACTCCTTTGCATATCGCTGCATCAAGGGGGCAAATCCAGTTTGCCAATGAAATTATGAATTTGAAACCTTCATTTGCTTCGAAGCTAAATCCGAAAGGATTTAGCCCAATCCACTTAGCTATGCAAGAAAACCAAAACAGAATGGTGTTGTATTTTGTTGACATGAACAAGGACCTTGTTAGAGTGAAAGGGAAGGGAGGTTTGACTCCTCTTCATTTTGCAAGTCACAATGGAGATTATGTTGATCTTTTAGCTAAATTTCTCCTTGAATGTCCGGAATCTATCGAAGACTTGACGGTGAAGGGTGAGACTGCATTGCATATTGCTGTCAAAAATAACAACTACCAGGCTCTTGATCTCCTTGTTTGCATTCTtagaaaaattatcaaaaaaggCGCCAGGAAGTTCGATTATAAAATACTAAATCGGAAGGATGAGGCTGACAACACCGTTTTGCACATTTTAGCGCAAAGGAATTTCGAGCCACAG GTAGCACACACACTTGGATTGTTGTTAGAGACTAGAATAAATTTGAATGCAAAGAATTTGGAGGACAAAACAGCATTAGACATGGCATTCAATGAAGATATTAAGGGTAAATTGCTGACTGCTGGAGCAAAACCTGGCTTACGAGTCCGCGCTGCTCCCACACTTGCACATAAACTAATATCAAATATCACAATTATTGACAAATTGGTTATTTTTACATGTTCCCTAAGAATGAATATATCAGAGGAGCAACGCAATACTTGGTTGATTGTTGCGACTCTTGTTGCAACTTCCGTCTATCAATCAGCACTAAGTCCCCCAGGAGGGGTTTATCAGGCTAATGCTAGTGACAATAATGTGAACATCACTTCCTCCAATTCTACTATTTCTAATCTGGGAAATGCTGGGAAATCGGTCATgtcaaatttttatttcttcGTTTTTTCAGTTTTAAATATTCTTTCCTTCCTTGTATCAGTTATAGCTATATTTATTCTGACCCCAAGTGGGGTACTAGGCGGTCTGGTGTCCGGTCCTGTGGTTTTGTTTTCCATGAATTATCTAGTTTCTATGAGGTATATATCCCCAGGTTCCAACACCAATATTGTTGACATCACTATCTTATCAATTGGATTTGTCGTCTTCATTTATTGGGCTATTCGATTCTACCATGTAATTAGACGGTGGGCAATGATGCTAAGAAGCAAGTTGTAG